A single genomic interval of Microbacterium sp. BLY harbors:
- a CDS encoding AAA family ATPase, translating to MLSADDPLPFRPQRVLVAGVTGSGKTTLAGRLAALWDLRHVEIDALFHGPEWTPRPEFLDDVRAFAAEDRWVTEWQYTSKGTDAILTPRAQLAVWLDYPWPVVRTRLLRRTLRRSVMRTRLWNGNVEKPIWRMLRGTPEENILAWQKATLHKWAERFPEVQERFPHLVIVRLTHPRETERWLRAQAEVGVSTAPPKRRSRER from the coding sequence ATGCTCTCCGCCGACGACCCCCTCCCCTTCCGCCCGCAGCGCGTCCTCGTCGCCGGCGTGACCGGATCGGGAAAGACGACGCTGGCCGGACGGCTCGCAGCCCTGTGGGATCTGCGCCACGTCGAGATCGATGCGCTCTTCCACGGTCCGGAGTGGACGCCGCGTCCGGAGTTCCTCGACGACGTGCGCGCGTTCGCGGCCGAGGACCGCTGGGTGACCGAGTGGCAGTACACGAGCAAGGGCACCGACGCGATCCTCACGCCTCGCGCACAGCTCGCGGTCTGGCTCGACTACCCCTGGCCGGTCGTGCGGACGCGCCTCCTCCGGCGCACGCTCCGGCGCAGCGTCATGCGCACCCGGTTGTGGAACGGCAACGTCGAGAAGCCCATCTGGCGGATGCTCCGGGGCACGCCGGAGGAGAACATCCTCGCGTGGCAGAAGGCCACGCTGCACAAATGGGCCGAGCGCTTCCCCGAGGTGCAGGAGCGCTTCCCGCACCTCGTGATCGTCCGTCTGACGCACCCGCGCGAGACGGAGCGGTGGTTGCGCGCTCAGGCCGAGGTCGGGGTGTCCACGGCACCGCCGAAGCGCCGGTCGC